A genome region from Triticum aestivum cultivar Chinese Spring chromosome 2B, IWGSC CS RefSeq v2.1, whole genome shotgun sequence includes the following:
- the LOC123042857 gene encoding uncharacterized protein, whose product MAELASGAVGTLLGVISHEALRLGRVRHDVQFIQEEMESMGSFLANLSGNSREHDEQVRTWMNQVRILANDCNNCIDLYLYRGDPALHLPKEGPGRYLRWAPWLVRKLLAQHRAAGQLRELKDRAQGIGNRRMRYGVEVKTESSSSGAGLTEPLLLPAPQDHEDEADMDNDQDGVDPLKVALSMTSMRMDKEDFFQRRLDQWIGLVVQVRAEAAEKHIKSNVAGSRKLAAESKPLLPSIAFVVTDYEDANANAHALGSKALEVARAYFEKAEDIQDKVVPPEMKHAGALRREDKAVPPKIKDVGALAHEDKGVPPEIKNVGGLACEDKAMPPETKDAGALACEGKAMPPEIKDASPVVPPEIKDASPVVPPETKDNGALVHEDMVVPPEIKDADALVHEDKAVPSETREDGALTHKDKAVPPEIKDADALVDEDKGVVPPETKHIGAIRTKIRRKPMRLLCMKIRRLCHRRPRTPVVLPETKDAGALVNEDKPVPQENRDASGALVHGDTAVPPETKGTGAVEHKDMPAVPPETSDANNALMHKDKVAVQDTGYVVILVDVPEVHYDFITLRPHKILCYIMAELKRQQGTKQDPPKTRWGTYKYTRDTIRDIKQQIDKMKADSKINDIKICTLKDGMKELPDRQKLRKDGIDLEKEILGKNLGQLLWLLIYQSTTTAAASESEKEKKNKSMVAELYDAIIKQTAKKLKSKIEGGSSSEQLEGPEYEDILSTVSPRSISTTITAGNSPLVGTSVDDEIKEMVRGVKDMLHELWELEKSAKNPGVIPEDDFDETRQQKKDEIITEIRNRLKIKMMAQKIKECLRGDDQRILVILKVYDKYIPQWEETRNTLRPRGLGWCPIAGAVIVATKTTQQDIKQYCGCQELEPIEYSLVGLYLDTVLQNTGQHMNDQPSRQVLRDILCKCEPHEFCMKIFAHALYTKPKRSSGELSKLNSTLPAGATQKSLPSMMFKFSYRDLPKEYRSCLLYLAIFPGGKIIRRSTLVGRWVAEGLITTKDWRWSSSVDEAQKCFDTLIARFFVCPAGIDATGKVKSCTVHKLVYGFITKIAMKQRILETRLSHHLARHFSIFSDVRLRSSETIENFLKNSSQFSKLKVLDLEGCDCFPQNQHYLSHICRNILMLKYLSLRGTGVTRLPSAINNLHELEVLDIRDTEIHSSATRHVLLQKLKRFLAGQKLKRVLAGHVDSSQSNPRDFPSVQMPEINKMECVEVPCNVKPKNRWNRLLAGHVGSSPADFSSVQIPEKIEKMVSVEVLSNVKPKNEQDLKDIGGLNELKKLGVAINKESDLKSLLNAISDLLNQSLRYLSITLDINIYKDPPSELSLKQNCPDVLERLSINESTSTQKGQLLKILVGNGNQLARVTLTGTSFSQEDLKILAKLENLHCVKLRHNKYDESKLTFNKGEFKNLNNFLVEGNNMSEITFDDGAASNLEKIVLSSTNIVSISGVGYLQKLEELELNNIKKKGILHSLLVNAKHITRVTLRDTLLEQGDLEILARERKVRYLALFGKFYNGSQLIFNKDEFQKLNLLMVSSSYITELSFTGGFPNLEKIVWSFENIVSLSGIDKLPALKELELNGDSVPNDVEHVIKKLKNRLEYKHKDKPKKQEEKQGGPARCPSLWKAKDWCWRN is encoded by the coding sequence ATGGCGGAGCTGGCGTCGGGCGCCGTGGGGACGCTGCTGGGCGTGATCAGCCACGAGGCGCTGAGGCTTGGGCGCGTCCGGCACGATGTGCAGTTCATCCAGGAGGAGATGGAGAGCATGGGCAGCTTCCTGGCGAACCTTTCTGGGAACAGCCGCGAGCATGACGAGCAGGTCCGCACCTGGATGAACCAGGTCCGGATCCTCGCCAACGACTGCAACAACTGCATCGACCTCTACCTCTACCGCGGGGACCCAGCGCTCCACCTGCCCAAGGAAGGCCCTGGCCGCTACCTCCGGTGGGCTCCTTGGCTGGTGCGCAAGCTGCTCGCACAGCATCGCGCTGCCGGCCAGCTGAGGGAGCTCAAGGACCGGGCACAGGGCATCGGCAACCGCCGAATGAGATATGGTGTTGAGGTCAAAACGGAGTCATCATCTTCCGGGGCTGGGCTCACGGAGCCGTTGTTGTTGCCGGCACCACAAGACCATGAAGACGAAGCAGATATGGACAACGACCAAGATGGGGTTGATCCACTCAAGGTGGCCTTGTCCATGACTAGCATGAGGATGGACAAGGAAGACTTCTTTCAAAGGAGGCTAGATCAATGGATCGGATTGGTGGTGCAAGtgagggcggaggcggcggagaaaCACATAAAGTCGAATGTGGCGGGATCAAGGAAACTGGCAGCCGAATCAAAACCATTACTGCCTTCCATCGCCTTTGTGGTAACGGATTACGAGGATGCCAACGCCAACGCTCACGCTCTTGGGAGTAAAGCCCTGGAGGTAGCAAGAGCCTATTTTGAGAAGGCAGAGGACATCCAAGATAAGGTTGTCCCGCCGGAGATGAAGCATGCGGGTGCCCTTAGGCGTGAAGATAAGGCGGTGCCACCCAAGATTAAGGATGTCGGCGCCCTTGCACATGAAGATAAGGGTGTGCCACCAGAGATCAAGAATGTCGGTGGCCTTGCGTGTGAAGATAAGGCTATGCCACCGGAGACCAAGGATGCCGGTGCCCTTGCGTGTGAAGGTAAGGCTATGCCACCGGAGATCAAGGATGCCAGCCCGGTTGTGCCACCGGAGATCAAGGATGCCAGCCCCGTTGTGCCACCGGAGACCAAGGACAACGGCGCCCTTGTGCATGAAGATATGGTGGTGCCACCGGAGATCAAGGATGCCGACGCCCTTGTGCATGAAGACAAGGCCGTGCCATCGGAGACAAGGGAAGACGGTGCCCTTACGCATAAAGACAAGGCCGTGCCACCAGAGATCAAGGACGCCGATGCTCTTGTGGATGAAGATAAGGGGGTTGTGCCACCGGAGACCAAGCACATCGGCGCTATTCGCACGAAGATAAGGCGAAAGCCAATGAGGCTCTTGTGCATGAAGATAAGGCGATTGTGCCACCGGAGGCCAAGGACGCCGGTGGTGCTGCCGGAGACCAAGGATGCCGGCGCCCTTGTGAATGAGGATAAGCCTGTGCCACAAGAGAACAGGGACGCCAGTGGTGCCCTTGTGCACGGAGATACGGCAGTGCCGCCGGAGACAAAGGGCACTGGCGCTGTTGAACACAAAGATATGCCTGCTGTGCCACCGGAGACCAGTGACGCTAACAACGCTCTTATGCACAAAGATAAGGTAGCTGTACAGGACACTGGATATGTTGTCATCTTGGTCGACGTCCCCGAGGTGCACTACGATTTTATAACACTACGACCCCACAAGATTCTCTGCTACATCATGGCTGAGCTCAAGCGGCAGCAAGGCACAAAACAAGATCCTCCTAAAACAAGATGGGGCACTTACAAATACACAAGGGACACAATCCGTGATATCAAGCAACAGATAGATAAAATGAAGGCCGACAGCAAGATAAATGACATCAAAATTTGCACTCTCAAGGATGGTATGAAGGAGCTGCCGGACCGGCAAAAATTGCGCAAGGACGGAATAGATTTGGAAAAGGAAATCTTGGGTAAAAACTTGGGCCAACTCCTCTGGTTGCTCATCTACCAGTCAACTACTACTGCTGCTGCATCAGAATCAGAAAAGGAGAAAAAGAACAAATCCATGGTAGCAGAATTGTATGATGCCATCATCAAGCAAACAGCCAAGAAGCTTAAATCAAAAATAGAAGGCGGCTCAAGCTCAGAGCAGCTGGAGGGGCCCGAATATGAAGACATCCTGTCAACGGTGTCCCCAAGGTCGATCAGTACCACCATCACCGCTGGCAATAGTCCTCTTGTTGGCACATCGGTTGATGATGAAATCAAAGAAATGGTCAGAGGGGTTAAAGACATGCTGCACGAGTTATGGGAATTAGAAAAATCTGCCAAGAACCCAGGGGTGATCCCGGAAGATGATTTTGATGAAACCAGACAGCAGAAGAAGGACGAAATCATAACGGAGATTAGGAACCGTCTCAAGATCAAAATGATGGCGCAAAAGATTAAAGAATGTTTGAGAGGTGATGATCAAAGGATCCTGGTCATCCTAAAAGTTTATGACAAGTATATACCCCAATGGGAGGAGACCAGAAACACTTTGAGACCCCGAGGATTGGGGTGGTGCCCTATCGCTGGTGCTGTGATCGTGGCGACAAAGACCACTCAACAGGACATCAAGCAATATTGTGGCTGTCAAGAGCTGGAGCCTATAGAATATTCTCTTGTTGGCCTCTACCTTGATACTGTGCTCCAGAATACAGGCCAGCATATGAATGATCAACCCAGCCGCCAGGTTCTACGCGACATCTTGTGTAAGTGTGAGCCACATGAATTCTGCATGAAGATCTTTGCTCATGCATTGTACACCAAACCCAAGAGGAGCAGTGGAGAGCTGAGCAAGTTGAATAGCACCTTGCCTGCCGGTGCCACACAAAAATCATTGCCCAGTATGATGTTCAAGTTCTCTTACAGGGATCTGCCTAAAGAGTACAGGTCTTGTTTGTTGTACCTAGCTATCTTCCCTGGAGGAAAAATCATCAGACGGTCAACCTTGGTAGGACGATGGGTTGCAGAAGGGCTGATAACCACCAAAGATTGGCGCTGGTCCTCTTCAGTGGATGAAGCCCAGAAATGTTTTGATACGCTCATCGCCCGGTTCTTTGTTTGTCCTGCTGGCATTGATGCTACTGGAAAGGTCAAGAGCTGCACTGTGCATAAGCTAGTTTATGGATTCATCACCAAGATCGCCATGAAGCAGCGCATTCTGGAGACAAGGCTGTCCCATCACTTGGCTCGGCACTTCTCCATTTTCAGTGATGTCCGTCTCCGCAGCTCTGAAACAATTGAGAATTTCTTGAAAAATTCATCTCAGTTCTCCAAGCTCAAGGTGCTAGATCTAGAAGGCTGTGATTGCTTCCCGCAGAACCAGCACTACCTGAGTCACATATGCAGGAATATACTAATGCTCAAGTATCTCAGCCTAAGAGGAACAGGTGTTACCAGGCTGCCCAGTGCAATCAACAATCTACATGAGCTGGAGGTATTGGATATCCGGGACACCGAGATTCATTCGTCTGCAACAAGACATGTCCTGCTTCAAAAGCTGAAACGTTTCTTGGCTGGTCAAAAGCTGAAGCGTGTCCTGGCTGGGCATGTCGATTCAAGTCAGAGCAATCCTCGTGACTTCCCCAGTGTCCAGATGCCTGAGATCAACAAAATGGAGTGTGTGGAGGTACCGTGCAATGTCAAGCCGAAGAATCGTTGGAACCGTCTATTGGCTGGTCATGTTGGTTCAAGTCCTGCTGACTTCTCCAGTGTGCAGATCCCTGAGAAGATCGAAAAAATGGTGAGTGTGGAGGTATTATCCAACGTCAAGCCGAAGAATGAACAAGATTTGAAAGATATTGGAGGTCTGAATGAGCTGAAGAAGCTCGGTGTGGCTATCAACAAGGAGAGTGACCTCAAGTCATTGCTTAATGCAATCAGTGACCTCCTAAACCAGTCCCTCCGTTATCTGTCAATTACTCTTGACATAAATATATACAAGGACCCTCCATCAGAGCTGAGTCTGAAACAAAACTGCCCTGATGTTCTTGAGAGACTAAGTATAAATGAAAGCACTAGCACACAAAAGGGGCAGCTTCTTAAGATATTGGTTGGAAATGGGAATCAACTTGCCAGGGTGACTCTGACTGGTACCTCCTTCAGCCAGGAAGATCTGAAGATCCTTGCCAAGCTTGAGAACTTACACTGTGTCAAGCTTCGACACAATAAGTACGATGAGAGCAAGCTCACTTTCAACAAGGGTGAATTCAAAAATCTCAACAATTTTCTTGTTGAGGGAAACAACATGTCTGAAATCACATTTGATGATGGAGCTGCTAGTAACCTTGAGAAGATTGTTCTGTCCTCCACCAACATAGTCTCTATCAGTGGAGTCGGCTACCTTCAAAAATTGGAGGAGCTCGAACTGAACAATATCAAGAAGAAGGGCATATTGCATTCATTACTTGTCAATGCCAAACACATAACCAGGGTGACTCTTCGTGATACATTGCTGGAACAAGGTGATCTGGAAATCCTCGCCCGTGAACGAAAGGTGCGCTACCTAGCGCTCTTCGGGAAGTTTTACAATGGCAGTCAGCTTATCTTCAACAAAGATGAATTCCAAAAGCTCAACCTTCTTATGGTCAGCTCCTCTTACATCACCGAGTTAAGCTTCACCGGCGGGTTTCCTAATCTTGAGAAGATCGTCTGGTCATTCGAGAATATTGTTTCTCTGTCCGGGATCGACAAACTTCCTGCACTAAAGGAGCTGGAGTTGAATGGTGACAGTGTCCCTAATGATGTTGAGCATGTCATAAAAAAACTAAAGAATAGGCTTGAGTACAAACACAAGGATAAGCcaaaaaaacaagaagaaaaacaaGGTGGTCCTGCAAGATGCCCATCATTGTGGAAGGCGAAGGATTGGTGCTGGAGGAACTGA